The Silurus meridionalis isolate SWU-2019-XX chromosome 16, ASM1480568v1, whole genome shotgun sequence genome has a segment encoding these proteins:
- the cdaa gene encoding cytidine deaminase a, whose amino-acid sequence MDNILSTEDLIAKSHEAKDFAYSPYSKFRVGAALLTRDGTVYTGCNVENACLALGICAEVVTISKAVSEGHREFKAIAIASDMADNFISPCGGCRQFMREFGLQWEVYMSKPDGSFLKQTVNDLLPVSFGPEDLLK is encoded by the exons ATGGATAACATCTTAAGTACAGAAGATTTAATAGCCAAGTCCCACGAAGCGAAAGACTTCGCCTACTCTCCGTACAGCAAGTTCAGAGTAGGAGCAGCTCTTCTGACACGCGATGGAACCGTCTACACAG GGTGTAATGTAGAAAACGCTTGCCTCGCCCTTGGTATCTGCGCTGAGGTAGTCACTATCTCCAAAGCCGTGTCAGAGGGACATCGAGAGTTTAAGGCCATTGCTATAGCCAG tgataTGGCAGATAATTTCATCTCACCCTGCGGTGGCTGCAGACAGTTCATGAGGGAg TTTGGCCTGCAATGGGAAGTTTATATGTCAAAACCAGATGGCTCTTTCCTAAAGCAGACTGTGAACGACCTCCTTCCTGTTTCATTCGGTCCTGAAGACTTGCTGAAGTGA